One region of Mucilaginibacter sp. 14171R-50 genomic DNA includes:
- a CDS encoding dihydrofolate reductase family protein gives MRKLIVSMNVSLNGFMAGPHGELDWHASYWDEEMARVTASQLGDADTLLLGRITYCAMAPYWSALQANAFGARVDMDYADLINRCQKVVFSKTLNAVSWQNSRLAQRSLSKEIKALKAAAGKSIVVYGSGKLVWALNRLNLVDEYRIWVHPVLLSKGRPLFKTKINIRPYKTSVFNTGVVLIYYKTGAVSG, from the coding sequence ATGCGGAAGTTAATTGTGTCAATGAATGTAAGCCTTAATGGCTTTATGGCCGGCCCGCACGGCGAACTGGACTGGCATGCGTCCTACTGGGATGAGGAGATGGCAAGGGTTACCGCCAGCCAATTAGGCGATGCAGACACCTTACTACTCGGGAGGATAACTTACTGTGCAATGGCACCCTATTGGTCGGCATTGCAGGCAAATGCTTTTGGGGCAAGGGTAGATATGGATTATGCCGATCTGATAAACAGGTGTCAAAAAGTTGTGTTCTCTAAAACGCTTAATGCGGTAAGCTGGCAAAACTCCCGGCTCGCCCAAAGGAGTTTGTCAAAAGAAATTAAGGCGCTTAAAGCTGCAGCGGGTAAAAGTATAGTAGTATATGGCAGCGGTAAATTGGTTTGGGCTCTTAACCGATTAAACCTGGTAGACGAGTACCGCATTTGGGTGCATCCGGTATTATTAAGTAAGGGCAGGCCCCTGTTTAAAACCAAAATAAATATCCGCCCTTATAAAACCAGTGTTTTTAATACCGGCGTGGTATTAATTTATTATAAAACAGGCGCAGTTTCGGGATAA
- a CDS encoding alpha/beta fold hydrolase, translating to MCRKALTVILVIINLSIVSAQDTLSITLENVKYPYPVKFMPIHIENQDIRMAYMDVTPANPNGKTVMLFHGKNFGGYYWTNVIKWLSAKGYRVVVPDQVGFGKSSKPFIHYSFHQLARFNKQLLDTLGIKQIVLLGHSMGGMLATRFTLMYPQHVQKLLLEDPIGLEDYRTFVPYNSAADDYKKELQTSYQSIKKYYETSYFVKWKPEYDYLVKIAASVNKSADFPRYAMVAALTFEMIYEQPVCYEFGLIKVPTVLFIGKEDKTIVGKALLSDEEKTKHGQYRLLGPQTAKKIPNCKLIEFDNCGHIPHIEVPDKFLKALGESID from the coding sequence ATGTGCAGAAAAGCTTTAACCGTAATACTCGTCATTATAAACCTATCCATCGTTTCGGCGCAGGATACGTTATCCATTACACTCGAAAATGTAAAGTATCCCTATCCCGTAAAATTCATGCCCATCCATATCGAGAACCAGGATATCCGGATGGCTTATATGGATGTTACGCCGGCTAACCCCAATGGCAAAACAGTGATGCTGTTTCATGGCAAAAATTTTGGCGGTTATTATTGGACAAACGTGATAAAATGGCTAAGCGCAAAAGGGTACCGCGTTGTCGTACCTGACCAGGTTGGGTTTGGCAAATCGTCAAAGCCGTTTATACATTACAGTTTTCATCAGCTGGCAAGGTTCAATAAACAACTGTTGGATACGCTGGGTATAAAACAAATTGTTTTGCTGGGGCACTCGATGGGTGGGATGCTGGCCACGCGGTTTACCCTGATGTACCCTCAACATGTGCAGAAACTATTGCTGGAAGACCCTATCGGGCTGGAAGACTACCGGACCTTTGTGCCTTACAACAGCGCCGCCGATGATTATAAAAAAGAACTGCAAACAAGTTATCAAAGCATTAAGAAATATTATGAGACATCGTATTTTGTAAAATGGAAACCGGAATATGACTACCTGGTTAAAATTGCCGCCAGTGTTAATAAAAGCGCCGATTTCCCGAGGTACGCAATGGTTGCCGCTTTAACGTTCGAGATGATATATGAACAGCCCGTGTGTTACGAATTTGGTTTGATTAAGGTACCAACGGTGCTTTTTATTGGCAAAGAAGATAAAACCATTGTAGGTAAAGCGCTTTTAAGCGATGAAGAAAAAACCAAACACGGCCAATATAGATTGTTAGGCCCCCAAACTGCTAAAAAGATACCAAATTGCAAGTTAATTGAATTCGACAACTGCGGCCACATCCCTCACATTGAAGTACCTGATAAATTCCTGAAGGCATTGGGTGAGAGTATTGACTAA
- a CDS encoding GlxA family transcriptional regulator, with protein sequence MKQVSILITNEAVLASIVDPRIIFTGANDFLAAMGKPPAFNVQLVGLEKEVRLHGGLFSVHTDAVLSEVKKTDLIIVPAFGGDMAAGIQRNAEFIPWITDQHYKGAEVASLCVGAFLLAATGLLSGKECSTHWRFANEFREMFPDITLVDDRIVTEQKGLYSSGGATSYWNLLLYLVEKYAGRDISIMAAKMFALEIDRKSQSPFIMFNGQKTHEDEPIKKAQEFIEANITEKISVEDLATKYAIGKRHFERRFKKATNNSPLEYIQRVKIEAAKKHLESSRKNINEVMYDVGYSDTKAFRTVFKKITGLSPVEYRNKYNAA encoded by the coding sequence ATGAAACAGGTATCCATACTGATAACCAACGAGGCCGTGCTGGCAAGCATTGTAGACCCGCGTATTATTTTTACCGGAGCTAACGATTTTTTGGCCGCGATGGGTAAACCTCCGGCCTTTAATGTGCAATTGGTAGGCCTGGAAAAAGAAGTACGCCTGCATGGCGGGTTATTTTCGGTGCATACGGATGCGGTGTTGAGCGAGGTTAAGAAAACCGACCTGATCATCGTGCCGGCCTTTGGCGGTGATATGGCTGCCGGCATACAGCGCAATGCCGAATTTATCCCATGGATAACCGATCAGCATTATAAAGGGGCGGAGGTTGCCAGCCTTTGCGTCGGCGCATTCCTGCTGGCCGCGACAGGGTTATTAAGTGGCAAGGAGTGTTCTACCCACTGGCGGTTTGCCAACGAGTTCCGCGAGATGTTCCCGGACATTACACTGGTTGACGATCGCATTGTAACCGAGCAAAAAGGCTTGTACAGCAGCGGCGGGGCGACTTCATACTGGAACCTGCTTTTATACCTTGTAGAAAAATACGCCGGGCGCGATATCTCTATTATGGCGGCCAAAATGTTTGCCCTGGAGATAGACCGCAAAAGTCAGTCGCCGTTTATTATGTTTAACGGGCAAAAAACCCATGAGGACGAGCCTATTAAAAAAGCGCAGGAATTTATAGAGGCCAACATCACCGAAAAGATCTCGGTAGAGGACCTGGCTACGAAATATGCCATAGGCAAACGACACTTTGAGCGCCGGTTTAAAAAGGCTACCAATAACAGCCCCCTTGAATATATTCAGCGCGTAAAAATAGAGGCCGCCAAGAAGCACCTGGAAAGCAGCCGTAAAAACATCAACGAAGTAATGTACGATGTTGGCTACTCCGATACCAAAGCCTTCCGCACGGTTTTTAAGAAGATAACCGGCTTATCGCCTGTGGAATACAGGAATAAGTATAATGCCGCTTAA
- the groL gene encoding chaperonin GroEL (60 kDa chaperone family; promotes refolding of misfolded polypeptides especially under stressful conditions; forms two stacked rings of heptamers to form a barrel-shaped 14mer; ends can be capped by GroES; misfolded proteins enter the barrel where they are refolded when GroES binds), which yields MAKQVKYNVEARDALKRGVDILANAVKVTLGPKGRHVIIDKKFGSPAVTKDGVTVAKEIELKDPIENMGAQMVKEVASKTADIAGDGTTTATVLAQAIVTAGIKNVAAGANPMDLKRGIDKAVAAVVANLKTQSQTVGEDNNKIKQVASISANNDEVIGSLIAEAMEKVGTSGVITVEEAKGTETEVKTVEGMQFDRGYLSPYFVTNSDKMEVELENPYILIYDKKISSMKELLPILEKQVQTGKPLLIIAEDLDGEALATLVVNKIRGSLKVAAVKAPGFGDRRKAMLEDIAVLTGGTVISEERGYKLESADLSMLGQAEKISVDKDNTTIVNGAGDADQIKARVSEIRAQIETTTSDYDKEKLQERLAKLSGGVAVLYIGAASEVEMKEKKDRVDDALHATRAAVEEGIVAGGGVAFIRAVASLADLKGVNEDENTGIQIIRRAIEEPLRQICDNAGIEGSIVVQKVKEGQADFGYNARTDKYENLIGAGVIDPTKVGRVALENAASIAAMLLTTECVLADEPEEDKGGMPPMGGGGMGGMM from the coding sequence ATGGCAAAACAAGTTAAATATAATGTTGAAGCACGTGACGCTTTAAAGCGTGGTGTTGATATCCTGGCTAACGCGGTTAAAGTTACATTAGGCCCTAAAGGTCGTCACGTAATTATCGATAAAAAGTTTGGTTCACCAGCTGTTACAAAAGATGGTGTAACTGTAGCTAAAGAAATTGAACTGAAAGACCCTATCGAGAATATGGGCGCACAGATGGTTAAAGAAGTTGCTTCAAAAACTGCTGATATTGCGGGTGACGGTACTACTACTGCTACTGTTTTGGCGCAGGCCATTGTTACTGCCGGTATTAAAAACGTTGCCGCAGGTGCAAACCCAATGGATTTGAAACGCGGTATTGATAAAGCTGTTGCGGCGGTTGTTGCAAACCTGAAAACACAATCGCAAACCGTTGGCGAAGACAACAATAAAATAAAACAAGTTGCCTCAATTTCGGCTAATAACGACGAGGTGATCGGTTCGTTAATTGCCGAGGCAATGGAAAAAGTTGGTACTTCTGGCGTTATTACTGTTGAGGAAGCAAAAGGTACCGAAACCGAAGTTAAAACGGTTGAAGGTATGCAGTTTGACCGTGGTTACCTGTCGCCATATTTTGTTACCAATTCAGATAAAATGGAAGTGGAGTTAGAAAACCCATACATTCTTATCTACGACAAAAAGATCTCGTCGATGAAGGAATTACTTCCTATCCTGGAGAAACAAGTACAAACCGGTAAACCACTTTTAATTATTGCTGAAGACCTTGACGGCGAAGCATTGGCTACTTTAGTGGTTAACAAGATCCGTGGCTCGCTGAAAGTTGCGGCAGTTAAGGCACCTGGCTTTGGCGATCGTCGTAAAGCGATGTTAGAGGATATCGCTGTATTAACTGGTGGTACCGTAATATCTGAAGAGCGTGGTTATAAACTGGAAAGCGCAGACCTTTCTATGTTAGGCCAGGCCGAAAAGATATCTGTTGATAAAGACAATACCACTATTGTTAACGGCGCTGGCGATGCTGACCAGATAAAAGCCCGTGTAAGCGAAATACGCGCACAGATTGAAACTACCACATCAGATTATGATAAAGAAAAATTACAGGAACGTTTAGCCAAATTATCAGGCGGTGTTGCTGTGTTATATATCGGCGCTGCATCTGAAGTAGAGATGAAAGAAAAGAAAGACCGTGTTGACGATGCTTTACACGCAACCCGTGCAGCTGTTGAAGAAGGTATTGTTGCTGGTGGTGGCGTTGCCTTCATCCGTGCGGTAGCATCTTTGGCTGATTTGAAAGGCGTTAACGAAGACGAGAACACCGGTATCCAGATCATCCGTCGCGCTATTGAAGAGCCTTTGCGCCAGATATGCGATAACGCAGGTATCGAAGGTTCTATCGTTGTTCAAAAAGTTAAAGAAGGCCAGGCCGACTTTGGTTACAACGCCCGCACTGATAAATATGAAAACCTAATCGGCGCCGGTGTTATCGATCCTACAAAAGTAGGCCGTGTAGCATTAGAGAACGCAGCTTCTATCGCGGCAATGCTGTTAACCACCGAGTGTGTGCTTGCAGACGAGCCTGAAGAAGATAAAGGCGGTATGCCACCAATGGGTGGCGGCGGCATGGGCGGCATGATGTAA
- a CDS encoding dihydrofolate reductase family protein: MRKLKLQMQVSLDGFVAGPNNEMDWLTWDWDDDLKKYVQHLTAPVDTIILGRALAEGFIPVWKERAADPSADEFTHKMVDAPKVVFTKTLTENPWENTTLAASELVKEINMLKALPGGDIITYGGARLASALVAANLIDEYHIFVNPAAIGKGKSIYGLLDKKLSLKLVKATQFDCGITVLCYNPA; encoded by the coding sequence ATGAGGAAGCTAAAATTACAAATGCAGGTGAGCCTCGACGGCTTTGTAGCCGGCCCAAATAATGAAATGGACTGGCTGACCTGGGACTGGGACGATGACCTTAAAAAGTATGTTCAGCACTTAACCGCGCCGGTGGATACCATTATACTTGGCCGCGCACTGGCTGAAGGCTTTATCCCCGTTTGGAAAGAGCGCGCCGCTGACCCATCTGCTGATGAGTTCACGCATAAAATGGTTGACGCCCCAAAAGTGGTATTCACCAAAACCCTTACCGAAAACCCCTGGGAGAATACCACACTTGCAGCGAGCGAACTGGTAAAAGAAATAAATATGCTAAAAGCCCTGCCGGGGGGCGACATTATTACTTATGGTGGGGCCCGCCTTGCATCGGCATTGGTAGCGGCTAACCTGATAGACGAGTACCACATTTTTGTTAACCCCGCAGCAATTGGTAAAGGCAAAAGCATTTATGGGTTGCTTGATAAAAAACTAAGCCTGAAATTGGTAAAAGCTACCCAATTTGACTGCGGCATTACTGTGCTTTGTTATAACCCGGCATAA
- a CDS encoding glutaminyl-peptide cyclotransferase, with protein MNKRIALFAIIALFAYSCKDNDKAEEFTISPDAGSNYKWGDNIALKVGYPAGTKVDSVVYLVDSARVGAAKDSSAVSLKTGDLKLGARIITAKVYQGGKAQDVTTNINLLPAKAPEELSFKVEKVFPHDTSSYTEGLEFHDGILYESDGGRLTEETGQSSLRTANLTTGKVIKMVPVDPKIFAEGITVVGNKIIQLTWTEKIGYVYDKATLKLLDTFTNNVGIEGWGMTFDGSKIYMDDSSNRIWFLNKDTYQQMGYIDVYDDKGPVNKLNELEYIDGKIYANVYGTDDIVVIDPKTGAVLQKADMTDLYLTRNQYADVLNGIAYDKATGRIFVTGKKWNKLFQVKFSKK; from the coding sequence ATGAACAAACGAATAGCCCTTTTTGCGATCATAGCCCTTTTTGCATACAGCTGTAAAGACAACGATAAAGCCGAAGAATTTACCATAAGCCCTGATGCCGGCAGTAACTACAAATGGGGCGATAACATTGCCCTTAAGGTTGGTTATCCGGCTGGTACTAAGGTCGATTCGGTAGTATACCTGGTAGATTCGGCGCGGGTTGGCGCGGCAAAAGATTCGTCGGCCGTTAGTTTAAAAACCGGCGACCTTAAACTGGGCGCGCGGATCATCACCGCTAAAGTGTACCAGGGAGGGAAAGCCCAGGACGTAACCACCAACATAAACCTGCTGCCGGCCAAAGCACCCGAAGAATTAAGCTTTAAGGTAGAGAAGGTGTTCCCGCACGATACTTCATCGTACACCGAGGGCCTTGAATTTCATGACGGCATACTGTACGAGAGCGATGGCGGCCGTTTAACCGAAGAAACCGGCCAGTCGAGCCTGCGTACTGCCAACTTAACCACCGGCAAGGTGATAAAAATGGTACCTGTTGATCCCAAGATATTCGCCGAGGGCATTACCGTAGTGGGCAACAAAATAATACAGCTTACCTGGACCGAGAAGATTGGTTACGTGTACGATAAAGCCACCCTAAAACTGCTTGATACTTTCACCAATAATGTTGGTATAGAGGGCTGGGGGATGACCTTTGACGGCAGCAAGATCTATATGGACGACAGCTCTAACCGTATCTGGTTCCTGAACAAGGACACTTACCAGCAAATGGGCTATATTGATGTTTACGACGACAAAGGCCCGGTAAACAAGCTGAACGAACTGGAGTATATTGACGGGAAGATCTACGCCAATGTATACGGTACGGATGATATTGTGGTGATAGACCCTAAAACCGGTGCCGTTCTGCAAAAAGCCGACATGACCGATCTTTACCTTACCCGCAACCAATATGCCGATGTGCTAAACGGTATTGCCTACGACAAAGCCACCGGCCGCATTTTTGTAACCGGTAAAAAATGGAATAAGCTGTTCCAGGTAAAGTTTAGCAAAAAGTAA
- the secG gene encoding preprotein translocase subunit SecG, which yields MYLLLVIITIILCVLLGLIVLIQNPKGGGLSSNFSGSSQLMGVQKTGDFLEKGTWVLAISIMVLSLIINVSVKGGAQKSDDPQLIERINKASKPATTTAPAPVSQPAATPPAGQKK from the coding sequence ATGTATTTACTTTTAGTCATCATCACCATTATTTTATGCGTCCTTTTAGGATTAATCGTATTGATCCAAAATCCTAAAGGCGGCGGCTTATCCTCAAACTTTTCGGGTTCGTCGCAACTAATGGGCGTGCAAAAAACCGGCGATTTTTTAGAAAAGGGTACCTGGGTGCTGGCCATCAGCATTATGGTATTATCGCTTATTATTAACGTATCTGTTAAAGGCGGCGCGCAAAAAAGCGATGACCCGCAACTGATAGAGCGTATCAATAAGGCATCAAAACCCGCAACTACCACAGCGCCTGCGCCAGTAAGCCAGCCGGCTGCAACACCACCTGCCGGTCAGAAGAAATAA
- the groES gene encoding co-chaperone GroES, giving the protein MSLNIKPSADRVVVEAAAAETKTASGIYIPETAQEKPQKGTIVAVGPGRYADASGTLIPMTVKVGDEVLYGKYAGTEVNLDGKEYLIMRESDIYAVL; this is encoded by the coding sequence ATGTCATTAAACATTAAACCAAGTGCAGACAGAGTGGTTGTTGAAGCTGCTGCTGCAGAAACCAAAACCGCTTCTGGTATTTACATCCCGGAAACAGCGCAGGAGAAACCGCAAAAAGGAACTATTGTAGCTGTAGGCCCCGGCAGGTATGCTGATGCATCAGGAACACTTATCCCCATGACCGTTAAAGTTGGTGACGAAGTTTTATATGGTAAATATGCCGGTACCGAGGTCAACCTTGATGGTAAGGAATACCTGATCATGCGCGAATCTGATATTTACGCGGTATTATAA
- a CDS encoding mechanosensitive ion channel family protein — protein MELKDFYHGLHVWLLQNGPRYLLGIILFLGGLWAIAFIKSRLTRRMSKREVHSSLQPFFLSLSITALYVVLIITVFNIIGFQLTFISTVIGALGVAAGLALSGTLQNFAGGVLILLLKPFDIDDHIIAQGQDGRVQGIQLFFTELLTADNKTVIIPNGKLFNEVITNIGRQGKRRLDIDFKLGFGVDIEQVKEILEKSITGTSNILGQPATKVGVLALEADGMRFTVRVWVDPVHYLATKMALQEKIVNNLRAAEIKLPGT, from the coding sequence ATGGAACTTAAAGATTTTTATCACGGACTACACGTTTGGCTTCTACAAAACGGGCCACGATACCTTTTAGGCATAATACTCTTTCTTGGCGGGCTTTGGGCTATAGCGTTCATCAAATCGCGCCTTACCCGGCGTATGAGTAAGCGCGAAGTGCACTCTTCGTTGCAGCCTTTCTTTTTAAGCCTTTCTATTACCGCCCTGTACGTGGTGCTTATTATCACGGTATTCAATATAATTGGATTCCAGCTAACATTCATCAGCACGGTGATTGGCGCGTTGGGTGTAGCGGCCGGCCTTGCTTTATCAGGTACGCTGCAAAATTTTGCGGGCGGCGTTTTAATATTATTGCTAAAACCGTTCGATATCGATGACCACATTATTGCTCAGGGACAAGATGGCCGGGTACAGGGCATTCAGTTATTTTTCACCGAGTTGTTAACTGCTGATAATAAAACTGTGATTATACCAAACGGTAAGCTATTTAACGAGGTGATTACAAATATTGGCCGCCAGGGTAAGCGCCGCTTAGATATTGATTTTAAACTTGGTTTTGGGGTTGATATCGAGCAGGTTAAAGAAATATTAGAAAAGTCAATAACGGGTACATCAAACATTTTGGGGCAGCCCGCTACCAAAGTAGGCGTACTGGCTTTGGAAGCCGACGGAATGCGTTTTACCGTGCGCGTATGGGTAGATCCTGTTCACTACCTGGCAACAAAAATGGCGCTCCAGGAAAAAATCGTTAACAATTTAAGGGCCGCCGAAATTAAACTGCCCGGCACCTAA
- a CDS encoding pyruvate dehydrogenase complex E1 component subunit beta, whose protein sequence is MREIQFREALREAMQEEMRKDENIYLMGEEVAEYNGAYKVSQGMLDEFGAKRVIDTPISELGFAGIGIGSAMNGLRPIIEFMTFNFSLVAIDQIINGAAKIMSMSGGQFSVPIVFRGPTGNAGMLSSQHSQCFENWYANCPGLKVVVPSNPYDAKGLLKSAILDPDPVIFMESELMYGDKGEVPEETYYIELGKAKVTKEGSDVTLVGFGKIMKVVNAAAAELEKEGIHAEVIDLRTVRPIDYDTVIGSVKKTNRLVIVEESWPLGSIATEVAFKVQKDAFDYLDAPVLRITGGDVPLPYAPTLIQEYLPNPERVIKAVKEVMYVTK, encoded by the coding sequence ATGAGAGAAATACAATTCAGGGAAGCGCTAAGGGAAGCCATGCAGGAAGAAATGCGCAAGGATGAGAATATATACCTAATGGGCGAAGAAGTTGCCGAATATAACGGCGCTTATAAAGTAAGCCAGGGTATGCTCGACGAATTTGGTGCAAAACGTGTTATTGATACGCCTATCTCTGAATTGGGTTTTGCCGGTATAGGCATAGGTTCGGCTATGAACGGCTTACGCCCCATCATCGAGTTTATGACGTTTAACTTTTCGCTGGTAGCTATCGACCAGATCATTAACGGTGCGGCAAAGATCATGTCTATGAGCGGCGGGCAATTCTCGGTGCCTATCGTATTTCGCGGCCCAACAGGCAACGCGGGTATGTTAAGCTCTCAGCATAGCCAATGTTTCGAAAACTGGTATGCAAACTGCCCCGGCTTAAAAGTTGTTGTGCCGTCAAACCCTTACGACGCTAAGGGACTTTTAAAGTCGGCTATACTTGACCCCGATCCGGTAATTTTTATGGAATCGGAACTGATGTACGGCGATAAGGGCGAAGTACCTGAAGAGACCTATTATATTGAATTAGGCAAGGCGAAGGTGACCAAAGAAGGCAGCGATGTTACTTTGGTAGGTTTCGGCAAGATCATGAAAGTGGTTAACGCAGCTGCGGCGGAACTGGAAAAAGAAGGCATCCACGCTGAGGTTATCGACCTGCGCACCGTTCGCCCAATTGATTACGATACGGTTATTGGTTCGGTTAAAAAAACAAATCGTTTAGTGATCGTTGAAGAAAGCTGGCCACTGGGCTCAATCGCTACCGAAGTAGCGTTTAAAGTGCAGAAGGACGCGTTTGATTATTTAGATGCGCCGGTTTTGCGTATTACCGGTGGTGATGTGCCATTACCGTACGCGCCAACCTTGATCCAGGAATATCTGCCAAACCCCGAGCGTGTGATAAAAGCGGTAAAAGAAGTAATGTACGTTACAAAATAA